In a single window of the Rhizoctonia solani chromosome 16, complete sequence genome:
- a CDS encoding nuclear transport factor 2, with translation MNVNDIPKQLTEFYYSALSREKGQLGNIYRTDSALTWEGTKHEGVAAIMEQHMRFAEGVQFNTVTRDFQICGDKMVVLVTGQLITEAGANPVHFSQAFTLAADGAGGFYVLNDLFRLNYG, from the exons ATGAATGTAAACGATATACCGAAGCAG CTCACCGAATTTTACTATTCAGCGCTCTCCAGGGAGAAAGGCCAACTGGGCAATATATAT AGGACAGATTCTGCTCTAACCTGGGAAGGGACCAAGCATGAAGGAGTTGCAGCTATCATGGAACAGCACATG CGATTTGCGGAAGGAGTTCAGTTCAATACTGTAACCAGAGACTTCCAAATTTGTGGGGATAAGATGGTGGTGTTAGTCACCGGGCAACTCATA ACTGAAGCTGGTGCAAACCCTGTTCACTTTTCACAAGCATTCACTCTGGCAGCTGATGGGGCTGGTGGGTTCTACGT GttgaatgacttgttcaGACTGAACTATGGTTAA
- a CDS encoding sterol regulatory element-binding protein cleavage-activating protein produces MSIGTRWGFRRRPVSQLFYDFGIHCATHQIRVILICGFVITSLFYPALAIYFSHQPLSHFSTRILDSLFLPSANDAFHHNDLHDFWQGYDALKIRTDAAARARCGTEHTVRVDRLFIPSTIPDPFGALNLQTLLPTLNLLTTLENHLTPELPCVRLLENTSPATPPSHKCLVISPTAHWSDDANIIATDPHLYTSLNKAHRNVSRGGIPLTAEMALAGRLTTDHAGYGSIIESSKFLSVSFFFREDDCHANVGHDAWRKLVESSVPDGAEVVPSGDQPKLLALEFAALPKSYSPWVSVGLYVVYIIIFIQLSGSMRRMDSVHSRFGLTFTGMVEILASTITSVSVCAIAGFRVTMVPWSILPIVIVIVGAENMFVLMEAVLATSISLPIRRRIAEGLQKAGVSITLKLITYNAVLGTIAYFSSGAIRQFCVFVIVVLVAHWFLIHTFFLAVLSIDLQRLELSDVLRQGSSSPRSASNAPDHRRSRTRFGIRQIFKTKAARNVSLMLVLAITGGLYYYSGPLASSRVVESSNNALRPRDKPYTISPQPNPYQHPTQRHTTLAHMSPTSRPLRTPVDIRDNLAHSQPAQRSPRPHPDRAPCSCVVPPAADARESQAKPMGWSYRMRRLRPVLWTLKVLILPIAATLAGLYGILLHLLRNAELRAAQRDRIDSLIEGDAEEHEREREREREREEQEKKIAGTFTTLPRGSKSDLGKIQASRDGKVVAAVSVEGVVLIWSDATKAGISRPASPGRMGQVNGPGSNGSKSARSPPIVIPVPVAGMRATSLAIDSKGRRLAVAGGGVIQIWDISQGAPVLGRRLLQSTGDTVRELKFLKSKQSEHFGAFPSSFTSTQPSPKHTLLAAYEDGTVLEWDCDSGVVLARIVPRYPQSRASLFVRETFVAIAFSNPDGHIDVYRRHLDNDRVASYTPVMSPKVSGVVAIDVHEWSLGILLATLTSTGHAAVWGTNIAPIVEMDVSLTLHNEDSSVPEASPNGGRIVLLPAPPAPPPCRQCGLPPPCTFTVAFALPSALNSPANHNPTVYIRRASVLYQPGRCSCQPISIASTLAGPRVISFGFPSGVRVVSGLGIGGVNGGTAVNEFPVSIHGLRRASSSYGRHSFESSSSTGTEDLTPDASKDYSGFLAPPATNGASTENGHNHSPKHVVGSDVRWEQHTIEESCENGQWEIVGTRVVGIRRKSRAHKPGSESGVSGSSIIATKHENLPNSVLERWEVWQVDTATTELPRGTSTLSRLCEGHEATPARTSRQSGESPDSRHSPHISRILRLGRAAEAQLPSSPLLSGGHSSIDPRDLSYPRLPFTRIYSTNASYDRLFTALGNTIGVLRLDHPTSSGR; encoded by the exons ATGAGCATTGGTACAAGATGGGGCTTTCGCCGGCGACCTGTCTCTCAGTTGTTTTATGACTTCGGCAT ACACTGTGCGACACATCAGATCCGTGTTATTCTGATATGCGGATTTGTGATTACTTCGCTTTTCTATCCTGCACTGGCCATATACTTTTCGCATCAGCCGCTTTCTCACTTTAGCACACGCATCCTCGACTCACTGTTCCTGCCTTCGGCCAACGATGCGTTCCATCACAACGACCTCCATGACTTTTGGCAAGGCTATGACGCCCTCAAGATTCGCACAGACGCTGCTGCAAGAGCTCGCTGTGGTACCGAACACACCGTACGCGTCGATCGCTTGTTTATCCCCTCCACTATCCCCGACCCCTTTGGAGCACTTAATCTTCAGACATTGCTCCCTACTCTCAATCTCCTAACCACTCTCGAAAACCATCTGACACCAGAGCTCCCATGCGTTCGTCTGCTTGAAAACACTTCCCCAGCGACGCCTCCTTCCCACAAGTGTCTTGTCATTAGTCCTACAGCCCATTGGAGCGATGATGCAAACATCATTGCCACTGACCCTCATCTATACACATCTCTCAACAAGGCGCATCGCAACGTATCCCGCGGTGGAATCCCTCTAACGGCTGAAATGGCGCTCGCTGGGAGGCTTACTACCGACCATGCTGGGTACGGCTCTATCATCGAGTCTAGCAAGTTCCTTTCCGTGTCGTTTTTCTTTCGAGAAGATGATTGTCATGCGAACGTTGGTCATGATGCATGGAGAAAGCTCGTCGAATCATCCGTGCCAGATGGGGCTGAAGTCGTTCCTTCAGGCGACCAACCGAAGCTTCTTGCGCTTGAG TTTGCGGCGTTACCCAAGAGTTACTCTCCTTGGGTCTCTGTCGGACTCTACGTAGTCTACATAATCATATTCATACAGCTTTCCGGTTCGATGCGTCGTATGGACTCGGTTCATTCTCGCTTTGGATTGACATTTACTGGTATGGTCGAAATCCTCGCCTCTACTATCACCAGTGTGAGCGTTTGTGCTATCGCTGGATTCCGAGTCACCATGGTTCCATG GAGTATTCTGCCAATAGTCATTGTTATTGTAGGCGCGGAGAACATGTTTGTATTG ATGGAGGCTGTCCTGGCCACATCTATCTCTCTCCCTATTCGACGACGGATAGCGGAAGGGCTGCAAAAGGCTGGAGTCAGCATTACTCTCAAGCTCATTACCTACAACGCCGTCCTGGGAACCATTGCCTATTTTTCATCAGGAGCCATTCGCCAATTCTGTGTCTTTGTGATTGTTGTACTTGTCGCCCACTGGTTCTTGATACACACATTCTTCTTGGCCGTCTTGAGTATAGACTTGCAGCGCTTAGAG CTTAGTGACGTACTACGACAAGGTTCTTCGTCACCTCGCAGTGCTTCGAATGCACCAGATCATCGCCGTTCTAGGACGAGGTTCGGAATTAGGCAGATTTTCAAGACCAAGGCGGCAAGAAATGTTAGCCTCATGCTG GTATTGGCGATCACTGGCGGACTATATTATTATTCCGGGCCGCTTGCTTCATCGCGAGTGGTGGAGAGCTCGAACAACGCTTTGAGACCGAGAGACAAACCATACACCATCTCACCCCAACCCAATCCGTATCAACACCCCACACAGCGCCATACCACCCTAGCTCACATGTCCCCCACGAGCCGACCACTCCGCACTCCCGTCGACATCCGTGATAATCTGGCGCACTCTCAACCCGCCCAACGATCCCCTCGTCCACATCCGGATCGAGCCCCCTGTTCTTGTGTTGTTCCCCCAGCCGCAGATGCGCGCGAGAGCCAAGCCAAGCCCATGGGCTGGAGCTACCGCATGCGCCGTTTGCGCCCTGTACTTTGGACCCTCAAGGTGCTGATCCTACCTATCGCTGCGACTCTGGCCGGGCTATACGGAATTTTGCTGCATCTGTTGCGAAACGCTGAGCTTCGAGCCGCACAGCGTGACCGCATCGATTCGTTGATCGAAGGGGACGCAGAGGAACACGAGCGAGAGAGGGAGCGGGAGCGGGAGAgggaagagcaagaaaaGAAGATTGCTGGGACTTTTACTACTTTGCCTCGGGGATCCAAGTCCGACCTGGGGAAGATACAGGCCAGCCGAGACGGAAAGGTTGTTGCAGCCGTGAGCGTGGAGGGTGTTGTCTTGATATGGTCAGACGCAACAAAGGCGGGGATTAGTAGACCGGCTAGCCCCGGGAGGATGGGCCAGGTAAATGGTCCAGGGAGCAACGGGAGCAAGTCCGCTCGCTCTCCGCCGATTGTTATTCCCGTCCCTGTCGCTGGAATGCGCGCAACCTCGCTTGCCATCGATTCCAAAGGAAGAAGGCTGGCTGTAGCCGGTGGCGGAGTGATTCAGATTTGGGACATTAGCCAAGGCGCTCCGGTTCTAGGTAGACGGTTGCTTCAGAGCACAGGCGACACTGTTCGGGAATTGAAGTTCCTCAAGAGCAAGCAAAGCGAGCATTTTGGTGCATTCCCCTCGTCTTTCACTTCGACGCAGCCGTCGCCCAAACACACTCTACTCGCTGCCTATGAAGACGGAACTGTGTTGGAATGGGATTGCGATAGCGGAGTTGTACTCGCACGAATTGTCCCTCGGTACCCGCAGTCCCGAGCCTCGCTTTTCGTCCGGGAGACGTTTGTGGCGATTGCGTTCTCTAATCCAGATGGGCATATTGATGTTTATCGCCGTCATCTAGACAACGACCGGGTGGCGTCCTACACTCCCGTAATGTCTCCAAAAGTATCGGGCGTTGTTGCAATCGACGTGCACGAATGGTCGTTGGGGATTTTGCTTGCAACTCTTACTAGTACTGGTCATGCAGCCGTCTGGGGCACAAACATCGCACCGATCGTCGAGATGGACGTCTCTTTAACTCTCCACAACGAGGATTCGTCGGTCCCGGAAGCCTCGCCCAACGGCGGTCGCATCGTCTTGCTACCCGCACCGCCTGCGCCGCCTCCCTGCCGACAATGCGGCCTGCCTCCCCCTTGTACTTTCACAGTTGCCTTTGCGCTTCCTTCGGCCTTGAATTCACCGGCAAACCATAATCCTACCGTCTACATCCGTCGTGCGTCGGTCCTGTACCAGCCCGGTCGATGCTCCTGTCAGCCAATATCCATCGCATCCACGCTCGCCGGTCCTCGTGTTATCTCTtttgggttcccatccggGGTACGGGTGGTCAGTGGGTTAGGAATCGGGGGTGTCAACGGAGGGACCGCGGTCAATGAATTCCCCGTATCTATCCATGGCCTTCGGAGAGCGAGTTCGAGTTACGGCCGTCATAGTTTCGAAAGCTCGTCCAGCACCGGAACCGAGGACTTGACTCCGGATGCATCCAAAGACTACTCTGGGTTCCTGGCACCTCCCGCAACGAACGGTGCCTCCACCGAGAATGGGCACAATCATAGCCCGAAGCATGTAGTGGGGAGTGATGTCAGATGGGAGCAACATACAATTGAAGAGTCTTGTGAAAATGGACAATGGGAGATTGTTGGCACTCGTGTGGTGGGGATTCGGCGTAAATCTAGGGCACATAAGCCAGGTAGCGAAAGTGGCGTCTCCGGTTCGTCAATCATTGCAACCAAGCACGAGAACTTGCCAAATTCAGTGTTGGAGCGATGGGAGGTATGGCAGGTGGATACTGCCACAACAGAGTTGCCCCGAGGGACGTCGACTTTATCCAGACTTTGTGAAGGCCACGAAGCCACTCCTGCTCGGACTAGCCGTCAATCAGGCGAATCCCCCGACTCTCGGCACTCGCCCCATATATCGCGCATCTTACGACTAGGGCGAGCCGCCGAGGCTCAACTGCCATCTTCCCCGCTGTTATCCGGGGGTCACTCGTCGATTGACCCACGCGACCTCTCTTACCCTCGCTTACCTTTCACCCGGATATACTCCACAAACGCATCGTACGATAGGCTGTTTACTGCACTCGGGAATACTATTGGGGTGCTACGGCTCGATCATCCTACGTCCAGTGGCCGATGA
- a CDS encoding membrane permease, with product MAVRRASNMITPPGLTVPMNEEKNIQITEKANKSIVGLWRIGSRASWSDEPEEHPSSSNIKLRTEKGAIDAHVVVTSYARDDRPQVDVSTTTGPLTIRMTRTENSRFDLRAESHSGAITVYLPTDFHGVIMYRSRHLATFSRLAASLRGVTMTSAPIGCDGEVDCDNTMEVIYSDRAMCCDEIPKDCDGIKINSPRGRIHFLVAGEHPPAFGGMWDHLKTAIGCGLDAITDDLDSNIHYPLIQLFNTLFFLWFTAENLFVFTLSLGLRDPTDVDPIPYPRYGFGVGRRTLLTPAPWAFAILFLVHVLFAGSIAFVQWTERGKEIIIRGLTWRWSALMLTSIVWTAAWKEFRVVSGFNWREEVFVYIPFALYDGWTLFIFTISTFAAFAPNAIYSGLGTKIAAIWLLSLLVATAHGHAFFTPGGNIPGNVAVTWGIFAIFAEQIEPSVKWAALALGIISVFAIARSVYVIAEDIRAGIGGGAIRLPPDEERVPANGANGTNGHTGSA from the exons TCTAACATGATCACCCCTCCTGGGCTCACTGTCCCCATGAACGAGGAGAAGAACATCCAGATAACTGAGAAGGCCAACAAATCTATCGTTGGCCTATGGAGAATTGGCTCACGAGCCTCTTGGTCCGACGAGCCTGAGGAGCACCCCTCGTCCAGTAACATCAAGTTGCGTACCGAGAAAGGAGCCATAGACGCCCATGTCGTCGTCACAAGCTACGCTCGAGATGACCGCCCTCAAGTCGATGTGTCGACCACTACTGGCCCTCTCACCATTCGAATG ACTCGAACTGAGAACTCTCGATTTGACCTACGTGCCGAGTCCCATTCCGGTGCTATCACCGTGTATCTTCCCACTGATTTCCATGGAGTAATC ATGTATCGATCAAGGCACCTTGCGACGTTCTCTCGCCTTGCAGCAAGCCTCCGTGGGGTTACAATGACAAGCGCACCCATCGGGTGCGACGGTGAGGTCGATTGTGACAACACAATGGAAGTAATCTACTCTGACCGCGCTATGTGTTGCGACGAAATTCCCAAAG ATTGTGATGGGATCAAAATCAATTCCCCTCGAGGCCGCATTCATTTCCTGGTCGCTGGGGAACACCCACCTGCCTTTGGCGGAATGTGGGATCACCTTAAGACTGCCATCGG GTGCGGACTCGATGCCATCACGGATGATCTGGACTCGAATATTCACTACCCTCTAATTCAGCTCTTCAATACACTATTCTTCCTCTGGTTTACTGCCGAAAAC CTTTTCGTCTTCACGTTGTCTTTGGGTCTCCGTGATCCTACCGATGTCGATCCCATCCCATACCCTCGCTATGGCTTCGGTGTCGGACGCCGCACGCTATTGACTCCAGCTCCTTGGGCATTCGCAATCCTATTCCTTGTGCATGTGCTATTCGCTGGTTCAATTGCATTTGTTCAGTGGACTGAGCGGGGCAAAGAAATTATTATTCGTGGGCTTACTTG GCGATGGTCGGCCCTGATGCTGACTTCTATTGTATGGACCGCTGCATGG AAAGAGTTCCGTGTGGTCTCTGGGTTTAACTGGCGCGAAGAAG TCTTTGTCTAT ATTCCATTTGCGTTATATGATGGTTGGACTTTGT TTATCTTCACGATCTCTACATTCGCCGCGTTCGCACCAAATGCGATCTACTCGGGCTTAGGAACAAAGATCGCCGCCATCTGGCTACT CTCGCTTCTCGTCGCAACAGCTCACGGCCACGCATTCTTTACTCCAGGGGGGAACATTCCGGGAAACGTGGCCGTGACCTGGGGCATATTCGCGATCTTTGCGGAACAAATCGA ACCGTCAGTAAAGTGGGCCGCACTCGCTCTCGGCATCATTTCGGTCTTTGCTATCGCGCGTAGCGTGTACGTGATAGCAGAAGACATCAGGGCTGGAATTGGAGGTGGTGCGATTAGGCTCCCACCCGATGAGGAGCGCGTGCCAGCGAATGGTGCGAATGGAACCAACGGTCACACTGGTAGTGCTTAG
- a CDS encoding dynamin central region protein: protein MSSGLGLEVVSIVNKLQDVFSAVGSSASQIDLPQICVVGAQSSGKSSVLENIVGRDFLPRGSGIVTRRPLVLQLVNRPIPGAQPNGAAPPTSPPAQQTNNKGGNETNEHEWGEFLHLPGEKFHDFTKIRAEIVKDTELKTGKNAGISPVPINLRIFSPNVLTLTLVDLPGLTKVPVGDQPRDIERQIKDMVMKYISKPNAIVLAVSAATTDLANSDGLKLAREVDPEGTRTIGVLTKIDLMDPGTDVVDVLAGRVIPLRLGYVPVVNRGQRDIEQSKAIAAALEHERSFFENHPSYKGKSQYCGTPFLARKLNMILMHHIRATLPDIKARIQQQLQKYNAELQTLGGPMGDSNSSGVVLNVITEFTSEFRTMIDGNTNDLSLNELSGGARISFVFHELYNNGVRTIDPFDQVKDGDIRTILYNSSGSTPSLFVGTTAFEVIVKQQIKRLEEPSMKCCQLVYDELVRILGQLLNKIQAFKRYPQLRDRFNSVVINFFKSSMGPTTKLVTDMVAMQACYVNTTHPDFLNGHKAMSIVTERLNANRPSTPADNHKTGKLAPGTINNNKDLDVEAKKEEPSFFGSFFSGNKNQPKKKGAAVMEAPPAVIRPQAQLSDRETMETEVIKLLITSYFNIVKREMIDMVPKAISLTLVNHSKENLQRELLQELYKPDVLDELLKESDYVVSRRKEVVQMLGALNKADEIVASV, encoded by the exons ATGTCGTCAGGTCTCGGCTTGGAGGTCGTGTCGATTGTCAACAAATTGCAG GATGTGTTCTCTGCCGTCGGCTCCAGTGCATCTCAGATCGACCTGCCACAGATATGCGTAGTGGGAGCCCAATCCAGCGGCAAGAGTAGTGTTCTAGAG AATATTGTCGGTCGCGATTTTCTCCCTCGTGGTTCTGGTATTGTGACGCGTAGACCATTG GTGTTGCAATTGGTTAATCGTCCGATACCTGGGGCCCAGCCAAATGGAGCTGCGCCACCCACCTCGCCTCCTGCACAACAGACCAATAATAAGGGAGGGAACGAGACCAATGAACACGAATGGGGCGAGTTCCTCCACCTACCAGGAGAAAAGTTCCATG ACTTTACCAAGATTCGGGCTGAGATCGTCAAAGATACCGAGCTCAAGACAGGAAAGAATGCAGGCATTTCTCCCGTTCCCATCAACTTGAGAATCTTTTCTCCCAATGTGCTCACACTCACTCTCGTCGACTTGCCGGGTCTCACCAAGGTTCCCGTTGGTGATCAACCACGAGATATTGAACGTCAAATCAAGGATATGGTAATGAAGTATATTTCTAAACCAAATGCGAT TGTCCTTGCTGTTAGCGCTGCAACTACCGATTTGGCCAACTCGGATGGTCTGAAGCTTGCACGCGAGGTGGATCCTGAAGGGACGCGCACTATTGGTGTGCTCACCAAGATTGACCTCAT GGACCCAGGAACCGATGTCGTTGACGTACTGGCAGGAAGAGT TATTCCTCTTCGCCTTGGTTATGTACCAGTCGTCAACAGAGGTCAAAGGGATATCGAACAGAGCAAGGCCATTGCCGCTGCGCTTGAGCATGAACGGAGCTTCTTCGAGAACCATCCAAGCTACAAGGGCAAGAGCCAGTACTGTGGAACTCCCTTCCTAGCTCGCAAGTTGAATATG ATTCTCATGCACCACATTCGTGCCACACTGCCGGATATCAAAGCCCGCATTCAACAGCAGCTGCAAAAGTATAACGCTGAGTTGCAAACGCTTGGAGGACCGATGGGCGACTCGAACTCG TCCGGCGTAGTGCTCAACGTTATTACGGAATTTACCTCTGAATTCAGAACTATGATCGATGGCAATACAAACGATTTATCTCTCAACGAACTCTCTGGCGGTGCTCGCATTTCATTCGTCTTCCACGAGCTATACAATAATGGTGTCCGGACCATTGATCCATTCGATCAAGTCAAGGACGGTGACATTCGTACGATCTTGTACAACTCTTCC GGCTCAACTCCCTCTCTCTTCGTGGGCACTACGGCGTTCGAAGTCATTGTAAAGCAACAGATCAAACGACTCGAAGAGCCGAGCATGAAGTGCTGCCAGCTAGTTTACGACGAGCTAGTTCGGATTCTGGGTCAATTGTTGAATAAGATT CAAGCATTCAAGCGTTACCCACAGCTTCGAGATCGGTTTAACTCGGTCGTAATCAACTTTTTCAAGAGCTCGATGGGACCAACGACCAAGCTTGTTACAGACATGGTTGC CATGCAAGCTTGCTATGTTAACACAACGCATCCTGATTTCTTGAACGGACACAAG GCCATGTCTATCGTCACCGAGCGATTGAACGCAAATAGGCCCAGTACCCCTGCTGACAACCACAAGACCGGCAAACTCGCTCCTGGTACAATTAACAATAATAAGGACCTTGACGTTGAAGCCAAGAAGGAGGAACCCAGCTTCTTCGGTAGCTTCTTCTCCGGGAATAAGAACCAGCCGAAGAAGAAGGGCGCTGCAGTCATGGAGGCG CCACCTGCGGTTATTCGCCCCCAAGCCCAGTTGAGTGATAGGGAGACGATGGAAACGGAAGTCATTA AGCTGCTCATCACTTCCTACTTTAACATCGTCAAGCGTGAAATGATCGACATGGTTCCCAAG GCTATCTCCTTGACCTTGGTCAATCATTCCAAAGAGAACCTCCAGCGTGAACTCCTCCAGGAATTGTACAAACCTGATGTTTTGGACGAGTTGCTCAAGGAGTCCGATTACGTGGTCAGCAGGAGAAAGGAGGTAGTCCAGATGCTTGGTGCTTTGAACAAGGCGGATGA GATTGTCGCTTCGGTCTAG